A single Triticum dicoccoides isolate Atlit2015 ecotype Zavitan chromosome 2A, WEW_v2.0, whole genome shotgun sequence DNA region contains:
- the LOC119353806 gene encoding pentatricopeptide repeat-containing protein At1g63330-like translates to MHRAVLSFMRQALVKRSYPPALRLYSVACCLKSLDHQEPAGSFFCSEYKNQCLPPLITLAVRTSNWSKARKITFRECVKLYEISRSVGLFALLMQPFLPRRIREIRCFMRSIVDYCGSAGPELFELAPMLVSNLGGSMTLLQVHATVIRVFVELSMFEDALLTYIEAKKVGVELQLCNFLLKCLVERNQIMSARSLFDDMNTSGPSPNVYSYSVLMSAYTHGDRLCLEEAFELLCEMEMKGVKPNAVTYGTYLYGLCRTRHVSSAWNFLQMLCQRGYPRNSYCYNAVIHGFCHEEQVQKAMEVFDGMKKGGFIPDAHSYSILVDGLCKQGDLLAGYDVLVEMVRNGIAPTLVSYTSLLHGLCRAGKVELAFDLFRRLKEQGVKHDHIVYSIFLDGCCQHFDLEVVYDLWKNMVHHNFIPDAYNYTSLIYAFCRHSYLKEALGVFELMFEKGISPNILTCTILVDSFSKEGMIDEALLFLDKVRQLGIVPNLCMYRVIINGLCKVNKCDDVWAFFADMIKRGCVPDTYIYSIIIDGCVKALKFHEAFRLFHKMLDEGTKPNIFTYTSLINGLCHNDRLPEAVTLFKHMIWEGLTPDRILYTSLIDCYCKRSNMKAALEIFREMEKGGLSADAFVYTCLIGGFSKVLAMDGAQWLMEEMINKGLSPTVVTYTDIIVGYCKTGDEKKAHMMYNSMLQAGITLDDKLSSILGFGNDGDSFQDSQEEKDIS, encoded by the coding sequence ATGCACCGAGCAGTGCTAAGTTTCATGCGTCAAGCCCTTGTGAAAAGAAGCTACCCTCCGGCATTGCGACTTTACTCTGTGGCTTGTTGCTTGAAGAGCTTAGATCATCAAGAACCTGCTGGAAGCTTCTTTTGCAGCGAGTATAAAAACCAGTGCCTTCCTCCCTTGATCACACTAGCAGTTCGTACATCAAACTGGAGCAAGGCCAGGAAAATTACCTTCAGGGAGTGTGTGAAGTTATATGAGATATCCCGGTCAGTTGGGCTGTTTGCATTGCTTATGCAACCCTTCTTGCCGCGAAGAATCAGAGAGATCCGGTGCTTCATGCGGAGCATTGTTGATTACTGTGGAAGTGCCGGCCCAGAGTTGTTTGAGTTGGCACCTATGTTGGTCAGTAATTTGGGTGGGTCAATGACATTACTACAAGTTCATGCTACAGTCATTCGGGTTTTTGTAGAGTTGTCAATGTTTGAGGATGCTCTTCTCACTTACATTGAGGCCAAGAAGGTTGGAGTTGAGCTGCAGTTGTGCAACTTCCTGCTGAAGTGTTTAGTGGAGAGGAATCAAATCATGTCTGCGAGGAGTTTGTTTGATGACATGAATACTTCTGGTCCGTCACCAAATGTGTACTCTTATTCAGTTTTGATGAGTGCTTATACACATGGAGATAGGTTATGCTTGGAGGAAGCTTTTGAGCTTCTATGTGAAATGGAAATGAAAGGCGTGAAACCGAATGCGGTAACCTATGGCACTTACCTCTATGGGCTTTGCCGTACCAGACATGTGTCATCTGCATGGAACTTTCTTCAAATGCTTTGTCAGAGAGGCTACCCTCGCAACAGTTATTGTTACAATGCTGTGATTCATGGTTTCTGTCATGAGGAACAGGTTCAGAAAGCCATGGAGGTGTTTGATGGGATGAAGAAGGGTGGGTTTATCCCAGATGCCCATAGCTATAGTATATTAGTTGATGGGTTATGTAAGCAAGGGGATCTATTGGCAGGCTATGACGTGCTTGTCGAAATGGTAAGAAATGGGATTGCTCCTACTCTGGTCAGTTATACTTCACTTTTGCATGGTCTTTGCAGAGCTGGAAAGGTTGAATTGGCATTTGACCTGTTTAGGAGGCTCAAAGAACAAGGtgtcaagcatgaccacatagtttaCAGCATTTTTCTTGATGGTTGTTGCCAACATTTTGATCTAGAGGTTGTGtatgatctttggaagaacatggtTCATCATAATTTTATTCCAGATGCTTACAACTATACTAGTCTGATATATGCATTCTGTAGACATAGTTACCTCAAAGAAGCATTGGGAGTATTCGAACTCATGTTTGAGAAGGGAATAAGCCCGAACATTCTGACATGCACCATTCTAGTTGACAGTTTCAGCAAAGAAGGGATGATCGATGAAGCCCTCCTATTCCTGGACAAAGTACGCCAGCTTGGAATTGTTCCCAACCTTTGTATGTACAGAGTTATCATAAATGGTCTGTGCAAGGTCAACAAATGCGATGATGTGTGGGCCTTTTTCGCAGACATGATAAAAAGAGGCTGCGTTCCAGATACTTACATTTATAGTATTATTATTGATGGCTGTGTGAAAGCACTGAAATTTCATGAGGCTTTCAGATTGTTTCATAAAATGTTGGATGAGGGTACAAAGCCTAATATATTCACATATACTAGCCTAATAAATGGTCTTTGCCATAATGACAGACTTCCTGAAGCTGTGACATTGTTTAAGCATATGATTTGGGAAGGATTGACACCAGACAGGATTTTGTATACATCTCTTATTGATTGTTATTGTAAGCGTTCAAACATGAAGGCAGCTTTGGAAATTTTTAGAGAGATGGAGAAAGGGGGTTTATCAGCAGATGCTTTTGTCTATACTTGTTTAATTGGTGGGTTTAGTAAAGTGCTTGCGATGGATGGTGCGCAGTGGTTGATGGAAGAAATGATAAATAAGGGGCTTTCACCTACTGTAGTAACTTATACAGATATCATAGTTGGATACTGCAAAACTGGAGATGAGAAGAAAGCTCATATGATGTATAACAGTATGCTCCAGGCAGGCATTACACTGGATGACAAGCTGAGTAGTATATTGGGATTTGGCAATGATGGAGATAGTTTTCAGGACTCCCAGGAAGAGAAGGATATATCataa
- the LOC119353808 gene encoding SPX domain-containing protein 6-like, protein MKFGKWLKRQIEQSLPAWKDEFLSYNELKPVIGAVSPAEFVARLDVEIEKINAFFIEQEEFFIITHRELQGAIRSALERKPAVPASAHEAEIAAIRREIVNFHGEMVLLLNYSSVNYIGLAKILKKYDKRTGAGIRLAVIETVLVQPFFTAEAVSLMVRECEAMMEAVFPTAPGEGQAAARRDREALVAAEQRIFRNTVSALLAMQDVRSGSSTRGRHSLPPLNLPDSDWLRSF, encoded by the exons ATGAAATTCGGAAAGTGGCTCAAGCGGCAGATCGAGCAGAGCCTCCCGGCGTGGAAGGACGAGTTCCTGAGCTACAACGAGCTCAAGCCCGTCATCGGCGCCGTCTCGCCGGCCGAGTTCGTCGCCCGCCTCGACGTTGAGATCGAGAAGATCAACGCCTTCTTCATCGAGCAGGAGGAGTTCTTCATCATCACACACCGG GAGTTGCAGGGGGCGATCAGGAGCGCGCTGGAGAGGAAGCCGGCGGTGCCGGCGTCGGCGCACGAGGCGGAGATCGCGGCGATCCGGAGGGAGATCGTCAACTTCCACGGCGAGATGGTGCTGCTGCTCAACTACAGCAGCGTCAACTACATCGGCCTGGCCAAGATCCTCAAGAAGTACGACAAGCGCACGGGCGCCGGGATCCGGCTCGCCGTGATCGAGACCGTGCTGGTGCAGCCCTTCTTCACGGCGGAGGCGGTGTCCCTGATGGtgagggagtgcgaggccatgatgGAGGCGGTGTTCCCCACGGCGCCCGGCGaggggcaggcggcggcgcggcgggaccgcGAGGCCCTGGTCGCCGCGGAGCAGAGGATCTTCCGCAACACCGTGTCGGCGCTCCTGGCCATGCAGGACGTGCGCAGCGGCAGCTCCACGCGCGGCCGCCACTCGCTGCCGCCGCTCAACCTGCCGGACTCGGACTGGCTCCGCTCCTTCTAG